One genomic segment of Streptomyces caniferus includes these proteins:
- a CDS encoding SpoIIE family protein phosphatase translates to MTEFFGREGDDSPTSSRSPGPHLRSLLQVPSVAGQVFVLQLALAVLLVVAAVVALVLQAEGASMQEARQRSLVGAAAFAHAPGTLGAMKSRDSTALLQPRAEAARKASGVDYIVAFSPTGIRWTHPDTRLIGKHVVGGAYQPSFRDKPHTSTFTSAVGPAVNTTVPVLDRNGSAAGFVSAGIRVQQAGERVVHQLPLVLGAAAAGLLVVTGGTAWVSRRLRRQTHGLQPAELRRMYEHHDAVLHAVREGVLIIGSDGRLLLANDEARRLLALPPDAERRPLADLGLEPRLSALLASGRKATDTVLPAGDRLIAVNVRPTAPYGGPAGTVVTLRDTTDLRVLAGRAGVAQERLKLIYDAGLRIGTTLEVGRTAEELAEVAVPRFADVATVELLEPVLRGDEPAAGAGTGLRRMAVSGIPDAAATYRTGEVLRFAPGTPMATALESGRPVLVDDLRRSEAWRRPDPEGTQRVLDAGIRSLIAVPLQARGVVLGLANFWRAGDPGGFEEEDLAFAEELAARAAVAIDNARRYTREHTTAVTLQRSLLPQTLPEQSALEVAHRYLPAHAGVGGDWFDVISLPGARVALVVGDVVGHGLHAAATMGRLRTAVHNFSALDLPPDELLNHLDELVTHIDTDEAGAADAGTGAEGEGEGTWPGGTDGDGEGAPTHMGRTGITGATCLYAIYDPVGGRATLARAGHPGPAVIAPDGTVSFPEVPVSPPLGLGGSEPVETTELTLSEGSRLVLYTDGLIEGHDRDLGRGLELLRSALTTAADRAPEQICTAVLDTLLPEHPSDDIALLVARTQLLDPGRVAEWEVPSDPAAVARIRAACLATLESWGLEVLAFTTELILSELITNAIRYGAQPIRVRLLYDRALICEVSDGTSASPHLRRAATTDEGGRGLFLVAQFAQRWGTRYTANGKVIWTEQALDGGRPEPGPDAADDILDQWDDVPAL, encoded by the coding sequence ATGACGGAATTTTTCGGGCGAGAAGGTGACGATTCCCCGACGTCATCACGCTCCCCGGGACCACACCTCCGCTCGCTGCTGCAGGTCCCCAGCGTTGCGGGCCAGGTGTTCGTGCTGCAGCTCGCCCTCGCGGTGCTGCTGGTGGTCGCGGCCGTCGTGGCTCTCGTCCTCCAGGCGGAGGGCGCGAGCATGCAGGAGGCCCGTCAGCGTTCCCTGGTCGGGGCCGCCGCCTTCGCCCATGCGCCCGGCACCCTCGGCGCCATGAAATCCCGCGACTCCACCGCGCTGCTGCAGCCCCGGGCGGAGGCGGCGCGCAAGGCCTCCGGTGTCGACTACATCGTCGCGTTCAGCCCCACGGGAATCCGCTGGACCCACCCCGACACCCGTCTGATCGGCAAGCATGTCGTCGGCGGCGCCTACCAGCCGTCGTTCCGCGACAAGCCCCACACCTCCACCTTCACCTCGGCCGTCGGTCCCGCGGTGAACACGACGGTCCCGGTCCTCGACCGGAACGGCTCGGCTGCCGGGTTCGTGTCCGCCGGGATCCGCGTCCAGCAGGCCGGCGAGCGGGTGGTGCACCAGCTGCCCCTGGTGCTCGGCGCCGCCGCCGCGGGACTGCTGGTGGTCACCGGCGGGACGGCGTGGGTGAGCCGTCGGCTGCGGCGGCAGACGCACGGGCTGCAGCCCGCCGAGCTGCGGCGGATGTACGAGCACCACGACGCGGTGCTGCACGCCGTACGGGAGGGCGTACTGATCATCGGCAGCGACGGGCGGCTGCTGCTCGCCAACGACGAGGCCCGGCGGCTGCTCGCCCTGCCCCCGGACGCGGAGCGGCGCCCGCTCGCGGACCTGGGGCTGGAGCCGCGGCTGAGCGCGCTGTTGGCCTCGGGGCGGAAGGCGACCGACACGGTGCTGCCGGCGGGCGACCGGCTGATCGCGGTGAACGTGCGGCCGACCGCTCCCTACGGCGGGCCCGCCGGGACCGTGGTGACGCTGCGGGACACCACCGACCTGCGGGTACTGGCCGGGCGGGCGGGTGTGGCCCAGGAGCGGCTGAAGCTGATCTACGACGCCGGGCTGCGGATCGGCACCACGCTGGAGGTGGGGCGTACCGCGGAGGAACTGGCCGAGGTCGCGGTCCCCCGGTTCGCCGATGTGGCCACCGTCGAGCTGCTGGAGCCGGTGCTGCGGGGCGATGAACCGGCGGCGGGGGCGGGCACCGGTCTGCGGCGGATGGCGGTCAGCGGGATCCCCGACGCCGCGGCGACCTACCGGACGGGCGAGGTGCTCAGGTTTGCGCCGGGCACGCCGATGGCGACGGCACTGGAGAGCGGCCGTCCGGTCCTGGTGGACGATCTGCGCAGGTCGGAGGCGTGGCGCCGACCTGACCCCGAGGGCACTCAGCGGGTGCTGGACGCCGGTATCCGATCGCTGATCGCCGTACCGCTGCAGGCCCGGGGCGTGGTGCTGGGGCTGGCCAACTTCTGGCGGGCCGGGGACCCCGGCGGCTTCGAGGAGGAGGATCTGGCCTTCGCGGAGGAGTTGGCCGCGCGCGCCGCGGTCGCGATCGACAACGCCCGCCGCTACACCCGTGAGCACACCACGGCCGTCACCCTGCAGCGCAGTCTGCTGCCGCAGACCCTGCCCGAACAGTCCGCGCTGGAGGTGGCCCACCGCTATCTCCCCGCGCACGCCGGGGTCGGCGGCGACTGGTTCGACGTCATCTCGCTGCCCGGTGCCCGGGTCGCGCTGGTGGTCGGCGACGTCGTCGGACACGGTCTGCACGCCGCCGCCACCATGGGCCGGCTGCGCACCGCGGTCCACAACTTCTCCGCCCTGGACCTGCCGCCCGACGAACTGCTCAACCATCTGGACGAACTCGTCACCCATATCGATACGGACGAGGCGGGGGCCGCGGACGCCGGAACCGGCGCGGAGGGCGAGGGCGAGGGGACCTGGCCGGGCGGCACGGACGGCGACGGCGAGGGGGCACCGACCCACATGGGGCGCACCGGCATCACCGGCGCGACCTGCCTGTACGCCATCTACGACCCGGTCGGCGGCCGGGCCACCCTGGCCCGGGCGGGCCACCCGGGTCCGGCCGTGATCGCCCCCGACGGCACCGTGTCCTTCCCCGAGGTGCCCGTCTCGCCGCCGCTGGGCCTGGGCGGCAGCGAGCCGGTGGAGACCACGGAACTCACCCTGAGCGAGGGCTCCCGGCTGGTGCTGTACACGGACGGGCTGATCGAGGGCCACGACCGCGATCTCGGCAGGGGCCTGGAACTGCTGCGTTCGGCACTGACCACCGCGGCGGACCGGGCTCCGGAGCAGATCTGCACGGCGGTCCTCGACACGCTGCTGCCCGAACACCCCAGTGACGACATCGCCCTGTTGGTGGCCCGTACCCAGTTGCTGGACCCCGGCCGGGTCGCCGAATGGGAGGTGCCCTCCGACCCCGCTGCCGTCGCCCGCATCCGCGCGGCATGCCTGGCCACGCTGGAGTCCTGGGGACTGGAGGTGCTCGCGTTCACCACCGAGCTGATCCTCAGCGAGCTGATCACCAACGCCATCCGCTACGGGGCCCAGCCGATCCGGGTCCGGCTGCTGTACGACCGCGCGCTGATCTGCGAGGTCTCCGACGGCACCAGCGCCTCCCCGCATCTGCGCCGGGCGGCCACCACGGACGAGGGCGGCCGCGGCCTCTTCCTCGTCGCCCAGTTCGCCCAGCGCTGGGGCACCCGTTACACCGCGAACGGCAAGGTCATCTGGACCGAGCAGGCCCTCGACGGCGGGCGCCCGGAACCCGGCCCGGACGCGGCCGACGACATCCTCGACCAGTGGGACGACGTACCTGCGCTGTGA
- a CDS encoding DinB family protein gives MGTTPDGRLIPPPQADERAMLESWLDFHRDTLALKCAGLDDGQLRLASVTPSSMSLLGLVQHMAVVERNWFQRVFAGQDMPPLSEAGDADGFTLAPDRGVDEVLALWRAEVARSREVTADASLDDTGKLSGREAEYLGGQVSLRWILVHMIEEYARHNGHADLLRESIDGTTGA, from the coding sequence ATGGGGACAACACCGGACGGGCGGCTCATCCCGCCCCCGCAAGCCGACGAACGCGCCATGCTGGAAAGCTGGTTGGACTTTCACCGTGACACCCTCGCGCTCAAGTGCGCTGGGCTGGACGACGGTCAGCTCCGCCTGGCCTCGGTGACACCCTCGTCCATGTCGCTACTGGGTCTCGTCCAGCACATGGCCGTGGTCGAACGCAACTGGTTCCAGCGGGTGTTCGCCGGTCAGGACATGCCGCCGCTGAGCGAGGCGGGGGACGCGGACGGGTTCACGCTCGCACCGGACCGGGGGGTCGACGAGGTGCTGGCCCTTTGGCGCGCGGAAGTCGCACGGAGCCGCGAGGTGACCGCGGACGCTTCGCTGGACGACACCGGCAAGCTCTCGGGACGGGAGGCCGAATACCTCGGCGGGCAGGTCTCGCTGCGCTGGATCCTCGTCCACATGATCGAGGAATACGCCCGCCACAACGGCCATGCGGACCTGCTCAGGGAGAGCATCGACGGCACCACGGGGGCATGA
- a CDS encoding VanZ family protein, which translates to MFSAIFKDQTGFIVTAALAVVLVAALCFWLAHRAGRRPWSHAALGAAVTAGVALTLFLPSGAAAAEASRVCVINRNYAEPFATQQGLLNLLLFAPIGFFGLMALRTLLPVIAGSILLSLCTELLQTLVPGVSRGCDSSDLQMNALGALAGTAIAWGALRLAKRPAIPPRRHARATAITSATILVAAGIAAATWITPVAVDATSLQFTGDKEKAAAHRAIRQAFGDRYKISNVQLQAGVDDSPDTLLIALNEGFAELTWPDGAQLNVSLESSSKTTPSSYPIPGVTRKPGSEKDALPIARRYAQEHYPRELRGSEPHVYPVGDRAELGWIISWRRRNSDGVLMPMRLDVQVNTAGRVSQLLVRTEEDPHDLPALTVDKKTAQRTALKALQQPKGHKVRIADSELLAVQRAGRWRAQWLTGFETDDKSAVLEPVYVDANTGKVDPRASRKEKIENPQEDGDGQVDTTQN; encoded by the coding sequence GTGTTCTCCGCGATATTCAAAGACCAGACCGGCTTCATCGTCACAGCGGCGTTAGCCGTCGTACTTGTCGCCGCCCTGTGCTTCTGGCTCGCACACCGGGCCGGCAGACGGCCGTGGTCCCACGCCGCGCTCGGTGCGGCCGTTACGGCGGGAGTCGCTCTCACCCTGTTCCTGCCGAGCGGGGCGGCCGCAGCCGAAGCCAGCCGTGTCTGCGTGATCAACCGCAACTACGCTGAGCCGTTCGCCACCCAGCAAGGACTGCTCAACCTCTTGCTCTTCGCGCCCATCGGCTTCTTCGGACTGATGGCTCTGCGCACGCTTTTGCCGGTCATCGCGGGCAGCATCCTGCTCTCCTTGTGCACCGAGCTCCTGCAAACCCTGGTCCCCGGCGTCAGCCGAGGGTGCGACAGCAGCGACTTGCAAATGAACGCCCTGGGCGCTCTCGCCGGCACCGCAATCGCCTGGGGTGCCTTGCGGCTGGCCAAACGCCCCGCCATCCCGCCCCGCCGCCACGCCCGGGCCACCGCCATCACCTCCGCCACCATCCTCGTCGCAGCAGGCATTGCCGCAGCCACCTGGATCACCCCAGTCGCCGTCGACGCCACCAGCCTCCAATTCACCGGAGACAAGGAAAAGGCAGCAGCTCACCGAGCCATCCGCCAAGCCTTCGGCGACCGCTACAAGATCAGCAACGTACAGCTGCAAGCAGGCGTCGACGACAGTCCCGACACCCTGCTCATCGCCCTCAACGAGGGCTTCGCCGAGCTCACCTGGCCAGACGGCGCACAACTCAACGTCAGCCTCGAAAGCTCCAGCAAGACCACCCCGTCCAGCTACCCCATCCCAGGCGTCACCCGAAAGCCCGGCAGCGAGAAGGACGCACTCCCCATCGCACGCCGCTATGCCCAAGAGCACTACCCACGCGAGCTGCGCGGCTCCGAGCCACACGTATACCCCGTAGGGGACCGGGCCGAGCTTGGCTGGATCATCAGCTGGCGGCGGCGCAACAGTGACGGCGTCTTGATGCCCATGCGTCTGGACGTTCAGGTCAACACCGCCGGCAGGGTTTCTCAACTCCTGGTCCGTACTGAGGAAGACCCTCATGACCTGCCGGCGCTGACCGTCGACAAGAAGACGGCCCAGCGCACGGCGCTCAAGGCCCTGCAACAGCCCAAGGGCCACAAAGTGCGCATCGCCGACAGCGAACTGCTGGCCGTCCAGCGCGCCGGAAGATGGCGCGCTCAATGGCTGACCGGCTTTGAGACCGACGACAAAAGCGCGGTGCTCGAGCCCGTCTACGTCGATGCGAACACCGGGAAGGTCGACCCCCGCGCGAGCAGGAAAGAAAAGATCGAAAACCCGCAAGAAGACGGCGACGGCCAAGTCGACACGACGCAGAACTGA
- a CDS encoding Pycsar system effector family protein, with product MERFLAANGVELTRADTKAAVLLAFTGAVLGVFISVTRSATAGQAPHDGSVHLLWWTAVITALLAIVCFVCATVPRRRGGRRQGPAVPGYFEHITPELADARLSRAFERVGQDPTGPLMASLARTSEIIRAKYRWIETGTVLLLVALPQFAVVLRPA from the coding sequence ATGGAGCGCTTCTTGGCCGCCAACGGGGTGGAACTCACACGGGCGGACACCAAGGCCGCCGTGCTCCTGGCCTTCACAGGAGCTGTCCTCGGCGTCTTCATCTCGGTGACCAGGAGCGCCACGGCCGGACAGGCCCCCCACGACGGGAGTGTGCACCTGCTGTGGTGGACCGCCGTCATCACCGCGCTGCTGGCCATCGTCTGCTTTGTGTGCGCCACCGTCCCGCGCCGCCGCGGAGGGCGCCGCCAGGGCCCGGCCGTTCCCGGCTACTTCGAGCACATCACACCGGAACTGGCCGACGCACGGCTGAGTCGTGCCTTCGAACGGGTCGGGCAGGATCCGACCGGCCCCTTGATGGCCTCTCTGGCCAGGACCAGCGAGATCATTCGCGCCAAATACCGCTGGATCGAAACGGGGACCGTTCTGCTGCTCGTCGCGCTCCCGCAGTTCGCCGTCGTCCTGCGGCCGGCATGA